The following proteins are co-located in the Deltaproteobacteria bacterium genome:
- a CDS encoding glycogen debranching protein encodes MATSWSGRRRGSRTSSASHSRAEWLEADGLGGFASGTVSGIRTRRYHALLLTATSPPAGRVVLVNGFEAWLEGPSGTFALTSQRYAPDVIHPDGAERIEAFEPDPWPSWVFALPDGTRIEHGLLVQPGRAAIALYWRLVDGPGGTLALRPLLSGRDYHALHHENPAFHFGADVVDDRIVWRPYPGLPAIVARSNGRYIHQPDWYRNFLYTEERARGLDHVEDLGSPGTFRWDLGRGEAVWTLAAEGHEPPEDLDALRAAELERRRRFPTRLDRAADAYLVRRGRGKTIVAGYPWFTDWGRDTFIALRGLCLATGRLDDARAILLEWAGAVSDGMLPNRFPDHGEAPEFNAVDAALWYVVAVHDFLRVAQDVAPRDRRVFDGAVEAILAGYARGTRYGIHVDDDGLLAAGEPGVQLTWMDAKVGDWVVTPRIGKPVEVQALWLNALRIGSGLSERWAELHARGRAAFEARFWDETRGCLHDVVDVDHRRGSVDSAFRPNQIFAVGGLPFPVLEGERARRVVDAVEARLLTPIGLRSLAPDEPGYRPRYEGGVRERDGAYHQGTVWPWLMGPFVEAWLRVRGGTPRAKAEARARFLDPLLAHLDDAGVGHLPEIADGDPPHTPRGCPFQAWSVGEALRLERVVLAER; translated from the coding sequence TGGCTCGAAGCCGACGGCCTCGGCGGCTTCGCCTCCGGCACCGTCAGCGGGATCCGGACCCGGCGCTACCACGCGCTTCTCCTGACCGCGACGTCGCCGCCGGCCGGCCGCGTGGTGCTGGTGAACGGGTTCGAAGCGTGGCTCGAAGGCCCGAGCGGCACGTTCGCCCTCACCTCGCAGCGCTACGCGCCGGACGTGATTCATCCCGATGGCGCCGAGCGCATCGAGGCGTTCGAGCCCGATCCCTGGCCCTCCTGGGTGTTCGCGTTGCCCGACGGCACCCGGATCGAGCACGGTCTCCTCGTCCAGCCCGGACGGGCGGCGATCGCGCTCTACTGGCGCCTCGTCGACGGTCCGGGCGGCACGCTCGCCCTCCGGCCGCTGCTCTCCGGCCGCGACTACCACGCGCTCCACCACGAGAACCCGGCCTTCCACTTCGGGGCCGACGTTGTCGACGACCGGATCGTGTGGCGGCCATATCCCGGCCTGCCGGCGATCGTCGCCCGCTCGAACGGGAGGTACATCCACCAGCCCGACTGGTACCGCAATTTCCTCTACACGGAGGAGCGCGCCCGCGGTCTCGACCACGTCGAGGACCTCGGCTCACCCGGCACCTTCCGATGGGACCTCGGGCGCGGCGAGGCCGTCTGGACCCTCGCCGCCGAGGGACACGAGCCGCCGGAGGACCTCGACGCGCTCCGCGCCGCCGAGCTCGAGCGGCGCCGGCGATTTCCCACACGCCTCGACCGTGCTGCGGACGCGTACCTCGTGCGGCGGGGCAGGGGGAAGACGATCGTCGCCGGCTACCCGTGGTTCACCGACTGGGGGCGCGACACGTTCATCGCGCTGCGCGGCCTCTGCCTCGCGACCGGCCGGCTCGACGACGCCCGCGCCATCCTCCTCGAGTGGGCGGGCGCAGTCTCCGACGGCATGCTGCCGAACCGCTTCCCCGACCATGGCGAGGCGCCGGAGTTCAACGCCGTCGACGCCGCGCTGTGGTACGTGGTGGCCGTCCACGATTTTCTGCGCGTCGCTCAGGACGTTGCGCCGCGAGACCGGCGAGTGTTCGACGGCGCCGTCGAGGCGATCCTCGCGGGCTATGCCCGCGGCACCCGCTACGGCATCCACGTCGACGACGACGGCCTTCTCGCCGCAGGCGAGCCGGGCGTGCAGCTCACCTGGATGGACGCCAAGGTGGGCGACTGGGTGGTGACGCCGCGGATCGGCAAGCCGGTGGAGGTGCAGGCGCTCTGGCTGAATGCGCTGCGTATCGGGAGCGGCCTGTCCGAGCGCTGGGCCGAGCTCCATGCCAGGGGTCGGGCCGCGTTCGAGGCCCGGTTCTGGGACGAGACCCGCGGTTGCCTCCACGACGTGGTCGACGTCGACCACCGGCGCGGCAGCGTAGATTCCGCCTTCCGCCCGAACCAGATCTTCGCCGTTGGCGGCCTGCCGTTCCCCGTGCTCGAGGGAGAACGCGCCCGCCGCGTCGTCGACGCCGTCGAGGCGCGGCTGCTGACACCCATCGGCCTCCGCTCGCTCGCACCCGACGAGCCGGGGTACAGGCCCCGCTACGAGGGTGGGGTCCGCGAGCGCGACGGCGCGTACCATCAAGGGACGGTCTGGCCCTGGCTCATGGGTCCGTTCGTCGAGGCGTGGCTCCGCGTCCGCGGCGGCACCCCTCGCGCGAAGGCCGAGGCGCGCGCGCGCTTTCTCGATCCGCTGCTCGCCCATCTGGACGATGCGGGCGTCGGCCACCTGCCGGAGATCGCCGACGGTGACCCGCCGCACACGCCGCGCGGCTGCCCGTTCCAGGCGTGGTCCGTGGGCGAGGCGCTGCGCCTCGAGCGGGTCGTGCTCGCCGAGCGCTGA
- a CDS encoding type II toxin-antitoxin system VapC family toxin yields the protein MAVSVSRKILLDTNVFIDYLRLGSHADSVSGRAHQAIRFLSSVVLMELRLGADTVPRRRAVDRIKGAFPAQRLIAPAPDLFDRAGVVFRALHGDGRGLRDRLGVVNDLLIALTAWRIGATVVTANVDEFTRIRRHLPGLSVAPPSP from the coding sequence ATGGCCGTATCGGTAAGCCGCAAGATCCTGCTCGACACCAACGTCTTCATCGACTACCTGCGGCTCGGCTCGCACGCCGATTCGGTCTCCGGACGTGCGCATCAAGCCATCCGTTTTCTGTCCTCGGTGGTGCTCATGGAGCTACGTCTGGGCGCGGATACCGTTCCACGCCGTCGTGCGGTCGATCGGATCAAGGGCGCCTTTCCGGCCCAACGTCTGATCGCCCCCGCCCCCGATCTCTTCGACCGTGCCGGGGTCGTCTTCAGGGCCCTGCATGGCGACGGACGCGGGCTCCGCGACCGGCTGGGCGTCGTGAACGATCTGCTGATCGCGCTCACCGCGTGGCGCATCGGCGCCACGGTCGTCACTGCGAACGTCGACGAATTCACCCGGATCCGGCGCCATCTCCCGGGCTTGTCGGTCGCGCCGCCGTCGCCCTGA